The nucleotide sequence atcttttctgaatccttttaagtttcacaacatctttccgataggaaggagaccagaattgcacgcaatattccaacagtggcctaaccaatgtcctgtacagccacaacatgacctcacaactcctgcactcaatactctgaccaataaagcaaagcataccaaacatcaccttcactatcctatctacctgcgactccactttcaaggagctatgaacctgcactccaaggtctctattcagcaacactccctaggaccttaccattcagtgtataagtcctgctaagatttgctttcccaaaatgcatcaacttgcatttatctgaattaaactccatctgccacttcttagcccattggcccatctggtccagatcctgttgtaatctgaggtaaccctcttcgctgtccattacacctccaattttggtgtcatctgtgaacttactaactgtaccttttatgctcgcatccaaatcatttatgtaaatgacaaaaagtagaggacccagcactgatccttgtggcactccactggtcacaggcctccagtctgaaaaactaccctccaccaccaccctctatcttctacctttgagccagttctgtatccaaatgaaaatgtgttgctggtcaaagcacagcaggccaggcagcatctcaggaatagggaattcgacgtttcgagcataagtccttcatcaggaatgtctcaggaatagggaattcaacatttcgagcataagcccttcatcaggaatgtctcaggaatagggaattcgacgtttcgagcataagcccttcatcaggaatggtctcaggaatagggaattcgacgtttcgagcataagcccttcatcaggaatgtctcaggaatagggaattcgacgttttgagcataagcccttcatcagggatgttctcaggaatagggaattcgacgtttcgagcataagcccttcatcaggaatgtctcaggaatagggaattcgacgtttcgagcataagcccttcatcaggaatggtctcaggaatagggaattcgacgtttcgagcataagcccttcatcaggaatgtctcaggaatagggaattcgacgttttgagcataagcccttcatcagggatgttctcaggaatagggaattcgacgtttcgagcataagcccttcatcaggaatggtctcaggaatagggaattcgacgtttcgagcataagcccttcatcaggaatgtctcaggaatagggaattcgacgttttgagcataagcccttcatcagggatgttctcaggaatagggaattcgacgtttcgagcataagcccttcatcaggaatgtctcaggaatagggaattcgacgtttcgagcataagcccttcatcaggaatgtctaaggaatagggaattcgacgtttcgagcataagcccttcatcaggaatgtatccaaatggctagttctccctgtattccatgagatctaaccttgttaatcagtctcccatggggaaccttgttgaacatcttactgaagtccatatagatcacatctactgctctgccctcgtcaatcttctttgttacttcttcaaaaactcaatcaagtttgtgagacatgatttcccacgcacaaagccatgttgactatccctgatcagtccttgcctttccaaatacatgcacatcctgtccctcaggattccctccaacaacttgcccaccactgaggtcaggctcaccagtatatagttccctggcttgtctttaccgcccttgttaaacagtggcactatgtttgccaacctccagtcttctggcacctcacctgtgactgtcgatgatacaaatatctcagcaagagccccagcaatcacttctctagcttcccacagagttctcgagtacacctgatcaggttctgcggacttatccacttttaaccatttcaagacatccagcatttcctcttctgtaatctggacattttgcaagatgtcaccatctatttctctgcagtctacatcttccatatccttttccacagtaaatactgatgcaaaatattcattttgtatctaccccattttctgtggttccacacaaaggccgccttgctgatctttgagggctgaaaatgtgttgctggttaaagcacagcaggttaggcagcatctcaggaatagggaattcgacgtttcgaccataagcccttcatcaggatctttgagggcccctatcctctccctagttacccttttgtccttaatatatttgtaaaacccctttggaatctccttaattctatatgccaaagctatctcatgtccccgttttgccctcctgatttccctcttaagtatactcctactgcctttatactcttccaaggattcactcaatctatcctgtctgtacctgacatatgcttccttctttttcttaaccaaaccctcaatttctttagtcatccagcattccctatacctaccagccttccctttcaccctgacaggaatatactttctctggattcttgttatctcatttctgaaggcttcccactttccaaccgtccttttacctgcaaacatctgcccccaatcagctttcggaagttcttgcctaataccgtcaaaattggcctttctccaatttagaacttcaacttttagatctggtctatccttttccatcaatattttaaaactaatagaattatggtggctGGCTCCATGTGCACCTCCACTGGCACCTCATTACTTCctcagagtaggtcaagttttgcaccttctctagtaggtacatccacatactgaatcagacaattgtcttggatgcacttaaaaaattcctctccatctaaacctttaacactatggcagtcccagtcgatgtttagaaagttaaaatcccctaccataactaccctattattcttacagatagctgagatctccttacaagtttgtttctcaatttccctctgactattagggggtcgaaaatacaatcccaataaggtgatcatcccttttttatttctcagttccacccaaataacttccctggatatatttctgggaatatcctccctcagcacagccgtaatgctatcccttatcaaaaatgccacccctccatctctcttgcttccctttctatcgttcctgtagcatttgtatcctggaacatgaagctgccagtccagcccattcctgagccatgtttctgtaaatgttatgatatcccagtcccatgttcctaaccatgccctgagttcatctgccttccctgttaggccccctgagttgaaataaacgcagtttaatttattagtcctaccttgtccctgcctgccctgactgtttgactcacgtctcttctcaactgtacccatatcagattgatctctttcttcaccatCTCCTTggatctgcccccccccccccccccccccacaccaaccttactagtttaaatcctcccgaatagctctagcaaatctccctgccagtatattagtccccttccaatttaggtgcaatccgtctttcttgtacaggtcacttctaccccaaaagagattccaatgatccaaaaatgtgaatccttcttccatacaccagctcctcagccatgcgttcatctgctctatcctcctaccctgtcctcactagcttgtagcactgggagtaatccagacattactaccctcctttttaaatttctgcctaactctctgtaatctcccttcagaatctcaaccttttcccttccaatgtcgttggttccaatgtggacaatgacctcctgctggcccctctgccccgtgagaacattctgccccctctctgagacatccttgatcctggcaccagggaaacaacacaccattctgatttttttctgctggtcacagaaacgtctgtctgtaccttggactataGAATCCCCTAACACTGTTGATggtcttggaagccgacatactcctagttgcattagagccagtctcaacaccagaaactaggctgttcatgttacattcccctgagaatccatcaccccctacattttccagaacagtatacctgtttgaaatgggtatatccacaatagactcctgccctaggtgcctacctcttagccttcctggagttaacccttctatgtgactgtatctgagacttgtcccccttcctataactgccatccatcacatactgctgctattgcaaattcctcatcacttctatctgtctctccaaccgatccactcctTATGATaggattcgcatccaacagcatttatggcagatatactctcttaaactctctttaaactcacacatctgacaagaagtacatatgaCTGCAAAGACTTGTAGCAGGATTGTTGTTATGGGTGTCTTCAACATTCCCAGTATCAATTGGAATCTCCTTAGTGCActtggtttggatggagccgttttctCAGGTGTGCCCAGGAGtgagtatgtagacaggccaatgagGAGAGAGGTCATttcggatttggtgctcggcaatgagccaggacaggtttCAGATCTTGCGATGGGAAGAcgctttggtgacagtgaccacaactgcctcagatttaccatagccttggtaAGGGAAAGGAGCTGTTACcaagggaggatatttaattggggaaaaggaaacgttgccgctatcagacaggagttgggatgtacaGGCTGGGAGCAATTGGTCCACATTaaaagcacagcagacatgtggagactgtttaaggagcagttgttgcgagtgatgcacaaatttgtttctctgagacaggtaagaaggggtaaggttAAGAAACCTTGGataatgagaacagaggagcttctcatcaaaaggaagaaggcagattacataaggtggagaaagcaaggatctagcgcagctttagaggattacaggtttgctagaaaggagcttagaaatggattgaggagagccaggagagggcacGATAAAGGCTTGGccggaaggattagggagaacccaaaggcattttactcatacgtgaggaataagagaatgatcagggagaaggtagggcgtCAGGGATaacgtagggaacttgtgcatggaatctgagcagataggggaagtcctaaatgagtttttttacttcagttttcatcaaggaaagggaacttgttataaatgaaaacttagcTGGGATACactcttgaccagatcaagattgatgaagttgacgcagtggaaattttggcaaacattaagattgctaagtccccagggccagatcagatttatccgaggctgctccgggaagcgagaaaggaagttgctaagccgctggcaaagatctttgcttcctcactctccacgggagttcgtaccagaggattggaaggaggcaaatgctgttcctctgttcaagaagggtaatagggaaatccctggcaattacagaccagttagtcgtacgtctgtggtcagcaaggttttggaaagaattctgagggataggatttatgactatttggaaacgCATAGGGtgattaaaggtagtcagcatggctttgtgaggggttggtcatgcctcactaatcttactgagttctttgaggagctGACAAGACAGGtggacgaaggtcgagcagtggatgtggtgtatatggacttcagcaaggcatttcataaggttccccatggtaggctcattcataggTGAGGGCTGCCGAGAAGGGTAAGTTTTCCCACTTAAAATGGAACTTACCTggggagtcgggcctccatttttaCAGCGCCGTGAGTAGAGAAGGAGGAgtgaagtgaggactgctgggaaggtaagggcttaatttatatttgggctgtggctaaacccgagatactacacgtgtaatatctccctcccacacccccccccccccccccccccccccacccccacccccacccccacctaactggaagaaaaagactctgtaaggtaaggcttttatttttttcttcatctttctttttcatgtatttaagtgcattgtttgtttttagttagttcatataaagctaagcttacaatggcaggggaccccAGACCAGTAGcctgtgcctcttgcttgatgtgggagctcagacATGTATCTaacgttcctgactcttacattTGCAAGGAATGTGTCCAGCTGCTGCTCTTTGACCACATGACAGCtgtggagctgcggatggactcactgtggagcatccgagatgctgaggaggtcgtgggtagcacgtttagtgaactggtcacaccacagactagaattgctgagggagacagtgaatgggtgaccaaaagacagaaaaagagtagtaagGCAGTGTAGCTATCCCCTGCGTCATCTCCCTCCAAGACAGGTatattgttttggatactgttggggaagatggctcaccaggggagggcagcagttgtcagGTATCGTTATGGTATCgtgttcagaagggcaggaaaaagactcgtagggccacagtcataggggattctattgtgaggggagtagataacggttctgtggccgaaaacaggactcccgggtggtatgttgcctccaaggtgctcgggtcagggatgtcaccgatcagcTGAAGAACATTCTAAAAGGGGGAGAGtaaacagccagttgtcttggcaccaacgatataagtagaaaatgagatgaagtcttgaaagaagaattcaaggagctaggagagaagttaaagaggaggatcTCAAAGACAGGGACCTcgggattactcccagtgccatgtggtagccagggtagaaatgaaacaCTAGGCAGGATGAACaagtggcttgagagatggtgtaggagagaggggttcagatttgttggacattgggaccggttcagggaaaggtgggactattacaaaatggatggtctacatctgaaccagactaaAACCAATGTGCTCatgggagtttttgctactgttgttggggaggttttaaactaatgtggcagaagagaaccagaagagaagacaagtaggtagcgaggtggagactggagactgtaaggatcatgaagatagcattaataaagagaagagtaggcagagagcagatgagtgcAAAAGAACTGGGGGCCTGAAATGTATCTACTTTAATGTAAGGAGTATAGTgcgtaaggcagatgaacttagggcttggattggtgcctgggactatgatgttattgcaatcacagagacttggttgaaggaagggcatgatgattggcaattaaatgttccaggatatcgatgcttcagacaggacagggagggaagtaaaagggggcgGGGTGGAGTTTCATTGctgacaggattcttggcagtgtggaggaacagagggatcttggtgttcaagtacatggatccctcaaagttgccaccaaagtggatagggttgttaagaaagctgttggtgttttggctttcattgacgGGGGgggtcgagtttaagagctgtgaggttttgctacagctctacaaaagaccctggtgagaccacacttggaatattgtgtccagttctggtcaccctattatagaaaatatacggaggctttggagagagtgcaaagaaggtttaccaggatatgcctggactggagaacttgtcttatgaagagaagttgaataagcttggacttttctctctggagagaatgagaaagagaggTGTCTTGATTGAGGTAAACAAGGTAAtgtgagacatggatagagtcaatagccagagacttttccccagggcaggactgactggcatgaggggtcatagttttaagatattaggaggaaggtatagaggggacataAGAGTtaggttgtgaatgcatggattgcattgccagcagtggtggtggaaacagagtcattagggacatttaaatgactctggacatgcacatggatagcagtgagttgagggctgtgtaggttattttacattaggaataatcctcagcacaagtttgtggaccaaagagcctggtctgtgctatacttttctatgttgtatgtccTATGAATTTCTGGATTAACTGTGTAGTGTTAATACCACATGCTTCTCtagctgtttttatttcagatctccaaattctgcagatttccttctctgaaggacattagtgaacgagaTGGTTCTTTGCATCAATTGTCAGTGATTTCAGGGTCATTATTAGACTAGATGTGGAAGAAATGGAGttctgaaagcttgcaatttcaaataaacctgttggactataacctggtatccagattagagtggtgctggaaaagcacagcagttcaggagcaataattcctgatgaagggcttttgcctgaaacgtcgattttcctgctcctcggatgctgcctgatctgctgtgcttttccagcaccactctaatctggactctagtttccagcatctgcagtcattctttTTACCTAGTTgaccataacctggtattgtttcatttttgaccttgtccaccccagtctctTCAAAACGTGAACAAATTACAGCAAACAGTGGAGAAGTAACTGAAGCAGCCCTGCCAAGGATCATGAAGAAAGTTGGAGGTGAGGGTTGTACATCTGTCACTGTCTCTTTAAGACGTGAGGACCCTGCGCCTTTAAATCCCGGGCAGCAGTTTGCGCACGCGTGGTACGGCCCTTATAGCGCGTGCGCACTAGGTCCCGCCCTCTCTGCTCTCAAGATGGTGAGTGTCCCTGGAAGTAGATCCCGGGCCCGGGCCGCAATCCGCCTCCATCCGGACTCTCCGGGAACCATCGGCTGCCGCACAGCTCCCGGGGGTCCGCCTTACACCTCCCGCTAATCGGGGAGTCGGTTATGGAGTGAAGGGGTCAGGGTATGGGGAGGATCTGGGGCCTAGCGCGGGCTCCGGGGCTGTGCTCTGATCCGCGGTGTTTATCTTCCAGGCCAAGCGGACCAAGAAGGTGGGCATCGTGGGCAAGTACGGGACCCGGTACGGAGCGTCCCTCCGCAAGATGGTGAAGAAGATCGAGATCAGCCAGCACGCCAAGTACACCTGCTCGTTCTGCGGCAAGGTCCGGgggcgggggagagagggagggggcggggggctgggggaggggggggtgagggagggggctgggggcgggggggggtgagggaggagggggctgggggaggagggagggggagagggagaggacccCCCAGTGACACCCcgtgatccccccccccccccccccccccgcggtGTGTGGTGTTATGGGGGGAGTATTACCATGAAGAGAGGGCTGGCTGACTGGCGAGAAGCAGATAGCGGGGATTAGTGAGTACCAGCTGAGAATGTGCTGCTGGTTCAggggcagcatccagggagcaggggGATCGACgcttcaggccagagcccttcatcaggaatgaggagagtgtgtacagcaggctgagataaaaggtagggaggagggactagggggaggggcgttggagatgggataggtggaaggaggtcaaggtgagggtgataggccggagtggggtgggggcggagaggtcaggaagaagattgcaggttaggagggcggtgctgagttcgagggaatcgactgagacaaggtggggggaggggaaatgaggaaactggagaaatctgagttcctcccttgtggttggagggttcccaggcggaagatgaggcgctcctcccccaaccgtcgtgtagttgtgttctgctggtggaggagtccaaggacctgcatgtcctcggtggagtgggagggagagttaaagtgttgagccacggggtggttgggttggttggtccgggcgtccctgaggtgttctctgaagcattccgcaagtaagcggcccgtctcctctatattggggagacgggccgcctacttgcagaatccactcacatcatctattgcatccgctgcacccgatgtggcctcctctatattggggagacaggccgcctacttgcagaacacttcagggaacacctctgggacgcccggacaaaccaacccaaccaccccgtggctcaacactttaactctccctcccactgcaccaaagacatgcaggtccttggactcctccatcaccagaacataacaacacgacggctggaggaggagcgcctcatcttccgcctgggaaccctccaaccacaagggatgaactcagatttctccagtttcctcatttcccctccccccaccttgtctcagtcgattcccttaaactcagcaccgccctcctaacctgcaattttcttcctgacctctccgcccccaccccactccggcctatcaccctcaccttgacctccttccacctatcacatctccatcgcccctcccccaagtccctcctccctaccttttatcttagcctgcctggcaccctctcctcattcctgatgaagggccctggcccgaaacgtcgaatttcctattccttggatgctgcctgacctgctgtgctttaaccagcaacacattttcagctgtgatctccagcatctgcagacctcactttttacccataaATGAGTACAATCAGTAACcaatggtgtgcctcagggatcacttAGGACCACAATTATGTACAATTTATATCGATGAATTGGAATTGGGGACCACGTGTACTGTGTCAAAATTTGTCAATGAtacgaagatgagtggcagagcaaagtgcagagggctgtgaaactttgcaaaggaacaTAGGTACATTGAGTaaatgggcaaaggtctggcagatggaatacaatgttagtaaatatgaagtcattcattttggccAGAGTAACAGTAAaatagattattatttgaatcacagaatgttggtctgcaggtacaataagtaattaggaaggcaaatggaatgctaaaggggttgagtttaaaggctgagaggtaatgttacagctgtacagggtgctggtgaggccacaccttgagtactgtgtgcagattttgtctccttaagaaaggatgtactggcactagaggtggtgcagaggaggtgcactcagttgattccagagttgagggcaTTGgcttatggggagaggctgagtagattgggattatattccttggaattcagaagaatgagggaggatcctattggaacatttaaagttaatgaagggaatcaataaaatAGAATGTTTCCACAggtaggtgaaactaggacaagagggcatggcctcgagattagaggaagcaggtttagacCTGAACTgcaaaggaacttcttcacccagagggttaaaatcaactaggtagaaacaaggactgcagatgctggaaatccgagtctagattagagtggtgctgggaaagcacagcaggtcaggcagcatccgaggagcaaaaaaaatcgacgtttcgggcaaaagcccttcatcaagaatagaggcagggtgcctgcagagtgtaATAAATGAATGgaagctggggagaaagtagcatagagtacaataggtgaatgggggtgggtgtagaggtgataggagagagaggaaggtggaatggataggtggaaaggaagatagacaggtcatggggatggtgctgagctggaaggttggagctggggtgaggtggggggggaatgaggaaactggtgaagtccacattgatgccctggggttgaagtgttctgaggcggaagatgaggcgttcttcctccaggcgtctggtggtgagggagcggcggtgaaggaggcccaggaccttcatgtccacggcagagtgggagggggagttgaaatgttgggccagaaggcggtgtagttgattggtgcgtgtgtcttggagatgttccctaaagccctctgctaggaggtgtccagtctccccaatgtagaggagaccgcatcgggagcaacggatacaataaatgacattggtagatgtgcaggtgaaactttggatgtggaatgctcctttggggccttggatggaggtgagggaggaggtgtgggcgcaggttttacagttcctgtttTGGCAAGGGGGGGTCAAAAGtgcggcatatttttaaggtgagaagagaaagttttTAAAAGTTGATAAGGGGCAGCCTTTTTACACTGTTATTTGTATGTGGAATGGgtatggtggatgcaggtacaatgacaacattttaaaatatacttgCATGAATAACAAAGGTTTACAGGAATGTGGGGcacatgcaggcaaatgggactagtttagtttgggaacataatTAGCGTGGAACGAatggtctggttccatgctgaatgactgtgCTTTTGAGCTCGATTGCATGATATTCCAGTTCTGATTGACCCCTATCTTGCTGCTTCAGACAAAGATGAAGAGGAGGGCTGTTGGCATCTGGCATTGTGGATCCTGTATGAAAACAGTAGCCGGAGGGGCTTGGGCCTACAAGTAAGTGAACAGTTCTCACTGGGGCAGGTTGGAAGGTGGAACACTGGGTTTGGTTGGGATTGGAAGCAGTGTTGTGCACAAACGGTGGAGAATTGGGACTTAGGCAATGACCTAGTATTGTTA is from Hemiscyllium ocellatum isolate sHemOce1 chromosome 7, sHemOce1.pat.X.cur, whole genome shotgun sequence and encodes:
- the rpl37a gene encoding large ribosomal subunit protein eL43, whose amino-acid sequence is SAVFIFQAKRTKKVGIVGKYGTRYGASLRKMVKKIEISQHAKYTCSFCGKTKMKRRAVGIWHCGSCMKTVAGGAWAYNTTSAVTVKSAIRRLRELKDQ